From a single Capsicum annuum cultivar UCD-10X-F1 chromosome 12, UCD10Xv1.1, whole genome shotgun sequence genomic region:
- the LOC107851245 gene encoding pentatricopeptide repeat-containing protein At1g60770 — protein sequence MTSFIQKFSLKTKNIGKRSTKKYLENALYKDLFKEGSEENHVRKNVNQFLKSHKSAYKWEVGKSIKVLRQRNLYAPALKLSETMEKRGMNKTISDQAIHLDLVAKSKGIGAAESYFMNLPETSKNLLTYSALLNCYCKELMTEKAEALLEKLKELKLDLSSMPYNSLMTLYTKTGHPEKIPAIIQEMKAYDVMPDSYTYNVWMRALSSVNDISGVERVIDEMKRDGRVAEDWTTYSNLASIYADAGLNDKAVKALKELEKKNVCRNLTAYQFLITLYGRVGSLLEVYRVWRSLRLAFPKTANISYLNMIQVLVNLNDLPGAEKCFKEWESGHPTYDIRIANVLIGAYTKQGSLEKAEQLKERARRSGAKPNAKTWEIFMDYYLQNGDIKSAIDCVDKAVSIGRGDGGRWLPSSSFVTKFMSHFEQNKDVDGAEHFVEILKKSKDELGVGIFESLLRTYKTSEKTSPIMRRRIKMENIELTDEGKRLLDAISVE from the exons ATGACGTCGTTTATTCAGAAATTCTCATTGAAAACGAAGAACATTGGTAAAAGATCTACAAAAAAATACTTAGAAAATGCACTTTACAAAGATCTATTCAAGGAAGGAAGCGAAGAGAATCACGTTAGGAAAAATGTGAATCAGTTTTTGAAATCACATAAAAGTGCTTATAAATGGGAAGTTGGAAAGTCCATTAAAGTATTACGTCAACGCAATTTATACGCTCCAGCACTCAAG TTATCAGAAACAATGGAAAAAAGGGGCATGAACAAGACCATCAGTGATCAAGCTATACATCTAGATCTTGTTGCCAAGAGTAAAGGGATTGGAGCAGCAGAGAGCTATTTTATGAATCTCCCAGAGACATCGAAAAATCTTCTCACTTATTCTGCTCTTCTGAACTGCTACTGCAAGGAATTAATGACTGAAAAAGCTGAGGCTTTGTTGGAAAAATTGAAAGAACTTAAGTTAGATTTAAGCTCCATGCCTTACAACAGCTTGATGACTCTTTACACAAAAACCGGGCACCCAGAAAAAATTCCAGCCATTATTCAAGAAATGAAGGCGTATGATGTTATGCCAGATTCTTACACCTACAACGTCTGGATGAGGGCTCTTTCCTCCGTGAATGACATTTCTGGGGTTGAGAGGGTTATTGATGAAATGAAGAGGGATGGACGTGTTGCTGAAGATTGGACTACATATAGTAATTTGGCGTCGATCTATGCGGATGCTGGCCTAAATGATAAAGCAGTGAAGGCACTCAAGGAACTGGAGAAGAAAAATGTATGCCGCAATTTGACTGCTTATCAGTTTCTGATCACACTGTATGGCCGTGTTGGAAGCTTGCTTGAAGTATATCGTGTATGGCGTTCTTTGAGGCTTGCTTTTCCCAAAACAGCAAACATAAGCTATCTTAACATGATCCAAGTTTTGGTGAACTTGAATGACTTACCTGGTGCTGAGAAATGCTTCAAGGAATGGGAGTCTGGACACCCAACTTATGACATACGTATAGCAAATGTGCTTATAGGAGCTTACACTAAACAAGGTTCCCTGGAGAAAGCTGAACAGCTTAAAGAACGAGCCCGAAGGAGCGGAGCTAAGCCCAATGCAAAAACATGGGAGATTTTCATGGATTATTATCTGCAAAATGGGGATATCAAATCAGCAATTGATTGTGTTGACAAAGCAGTTTCAATTGGAAGGGGTGATGGTGGCAGGTGGCTTCCATCATCTTCCTTCGTAACAAAATTCATGAGTCATTTCGAACAAAATAAAGATGTCGATGGTGCAGAGCACTTTGTGGAAATTTTGAAGAAGTCTAAGGATGAGCTGGGGGTTGGCATATTTGAATCCTTGTTAAGAACTTATAAAACTTCTGAAAAAACAAGTCCTATCATGCGTCGGCGGATTAAAATGGAGAACATAGAGCTGACCGATGAAGGTAAAAGATTGCTCGATGCCATCTCGGTTGAGTGA